A genomic stretch from Helianthus annuus cultivar XRQ/B chromosome 1, HanXRQr2.0-SUNRISE, whole genome shotgun sequence includes:
- the LOC110876527 gene encoding uncharacterized protein LOC110876527, whose translation MGRGRGKGKKFTLTNNDDTGSGEEERIPAQKRRGRPQKPLVDEIDEDIEKLEDEENAKSNDVVSDKDGKVTENGKKRKRNKQSKEEGDLVKEESADGTQPNANGSTQVNGFRHIGSRRKSKPRRAAEAGVECK comes from the coding sequence ATGGGTAGGGGTAGAGGAAAGGGGAAAAAGTTCACTTTGACTAACAATGACGATACCGGAAGTGGTGAAGAAGAAAGAATTCCGGCCCAAAAAAGAAGGGGCAGGCCTCAAAAACCGTTGGTGGATGAAATCGACGAAGATATTGAAAAACTAGAAGACGAAGAGAACGCTAAATCGAACGACGTTGTATCAGACAAAGATGGGAAGGTAACCGAGAACGGAAAGAAGAGAAAACGAAACAAGCAGTCGAAAGAAGAGGGCGATTTGGTCAAAGAGGAAAGTGCGGATGGAACTCAGCCAAACGCAAATGGGTCGACTCAGGTTAACGGTTTTCGACACATAGGAAGTAGGAGGAAGAGTAAGCCACGTCGTGCAGCTGAAGCTGGTGTCGAATGCAAATGA